The DNA segment AACAACCACCTCTTCCGGTTTTTCACTACCTCTTAACTCTCCCACTACATTTCTGGAAGGGACATCATCCTCAAAATGGGCTTCCATGTAGAGGGACAGGACAACGGACTCACCCCTGTCGGCCAGACGGCCCAGCATCATGGCATCTTCCACTGTAATGGCGGCGTGGGGAATTTTGGGAATGCCCTCTTTGTATCCCATTGCGCCGGTGTGGGGTGTATTCATGGAGTATGGTCCCACCGAACGGATCAGACTGGCCAGTGCCCCTGCCTCAGCAGCGGCACTGGCTCCATCATATCGGTAACGGACCGTTTTCCCGTAGTTTGTGAACGGTGCATTAAAAAGAACGATTTTACCTTTCGCTTCGCCGGCACGTCTTTGCAGCTCTTCGAAATCATCAACCACCAGCACTTCAGCCGTAATTCCGTCACCAGGTGTTGCCACACTGCCGCCAAGGCCGAGCATAGCCATTTCTTTCTTCCAGGGCACTTCCATACGGACCCACTCTTCCCCGCGAACCCATCTCGGGATCATGACCTCTTCACCATGGACATTCTCGAATCCGTCTTTCTTCATCTCTTCAAGAATCCAGTCAATGGCGTCCTCAAGATTCTTTGTCCCGCTAAAACGCGGTCCAAAAGTGTCCGTCAGTTCGGCAAGACGATTATAGGCAAAACTATCGGCCAGGGCAGTAGTCATGAGTTTGTCAGCAACAGCCGAGTATTCAGCAACGATTGGCGATGCTTTCGGATTACTATCCGAAGCCGGAGGAACGGCACAAGATGCCAAAATAGTTAAATAGAGACTCAAGGGAAAGAGTCTGCTACACGTCATCATGATTCGACGACTAAGTAGCGCTATGGGTTTAACCACAGGTAGTTTCGATAAGCGCGGCGCAAACCTGGTATGGATCCATGTTGGCAGAAGGCCGGCGGTCCTCAAGGTAACCTTTGCCGTTATTAGCAGTGTCCATAGGGATCCGGATGGAAGCACCCCGATCGCTTACACCGTAGCGAAACTCATGAAGAGCACAGGTTTCATGAAGACCGGTCAGCCGTTCTTCATTGTGAGCACCATAAACAGCGATATGTTCCTCGTGCTTCCTTCCAAGTTTTTCACAGGCGCTCTCTATAATCTTCAGACCACCATTTTCACGCATGAGTTTTGTACTGAAATTGGCGTGGGCGCCTGCGCCGTTCCAGTCACCTTTAACCGGTTTGGGGTGCAGGGTTGCATTCACACCATAATTTTCCGCAATGCGGTAAAGAATCCACCGGGCAATCCAGAGCTGGTCAGACACCTCCAACGGTCCCAAGGAACCTACCTGGAACTCCCACTGACCGGGCATCACTTCAGCATTGACACCTGAAATCTGAATCCCAGCTTGCAGACATATGTCCATATGATCTTCTACAATGTCACGGCCGAACACTTCATCGGCGCCTACGCCGCAATAAAAGGGGCCTTGGGGTGCCGGGTAGCCGCCATTCGGCCAGCCCAGTGGTGAACGCCCTTTGAAAAAAGTGTACTCCTGCTCAATTCCGAACCACGCATCTTCATCTTTATGCTTTTCAGCAATTTCAACCAATCGTGCCCGGGTGTTGGATTCATGAATCGATCCATCGGGTTTGCGAACTTCATTCATGACCAAAATATCGTCACCGCCTCGAATAGGATCCGGCAAATAATAAACCGGTTTTAACATACAGTCACTATCGCTTCCTTCTGCCTGCATGGTGCTTGAACCATCAAAACCCCACATGGGAATATCATCTAAACTTTTGACGGGCCCCTCAAATACTTTTGTTTTGGAACGGAGTTTGGCTGTCGGTTTATGTCCGTCTATCCAAATGTATTCAGCTTTTACTTTGGTCATGTACTATTCTCCTTAAAAAATTGATACTTAAAAATATTAATATAATAAATAATATTACAAGAAATATTTAGGTAAATAAAGTGATAAACTAAATAATTCTATATTTTAGCTCTTAAATCACTTAAGTGGAAATCCAACCGGCCACATCTTCACCAATAGCCAATGCAGCTGTCAACCCCGGCGAATCGATGCCGATAAGATTTACCCAACCGGGGTAATCCGGCTCATGTTTCATATAAAAATCAGAATGTCCATTCACCGTTTCAGCCAACTTTGGACGGATTCCTGCATAGTCAGGACTCAAATCATTACGCTCCAGGGCGGGCAGATATATTTTCGCTTCACGATAAAAAAAGTCCACCTCAGTTTCGTTCACGGTATAATCTTCTGACCGGTCATCAATCCATTCGGCGCTGGGACCCAGTTTCATATCACCAGCCTGATCGAAACTGAGGTGAATCCCCAGTGAATCGTGGAATGCATCAGGAATTGGATAGACAAGACATTCAATACGATGCCGCCATTCCCCGGAAAGTTTGAAATAGGATCCCTTTAAATACCGCAGCGTGGGATGGGATTTATCATTTGTTCCCCAAAGAAACTGAGCTGTTTTATCACTATGGAGCCCCGCCGCATTTACCACCCAAGGAGCGGTTACGGAATAGGATGCTTCCCCGGGCCCTTTAACTTGGAGAGAGTATATGTCACCCTTCGGTTCCGCACCGACAATAACGGCCTTGAGCAGCAGATCATGATCGGCATCAGCCGAAGCACGGTGAAACGCTGACATGAGTTCGTGAGCTGAAATAATCCCCGTGCACCCTACAAACATGGCCAATTCCGCTGACACTTCCGGTTCCAGTGTCTGAATCTCCGCTCGATCCATCATATGAATCTCCGTGATACCATTAGACTGAGCCTGCTCATATAAAGCTTCTAGCAGCGCCTCCTGGCCGGACTGTGCCACCACAAGCTTACCGCACTTACTATTCCAGACATCATTTTCACGACAGAAAGCATAGAGCCGGTCCCGGCCGGCTAGGCAATACTTCGCTTTGAGAGAATCTGTGGGGTAGTAAATCCCGGAATGAATCACTTCGCTGTTCCGGCTCGAAATCCCTTGCCCAATGCCCATCTCTTTTTCCACGATCAGCACAGATGTTTCTCCCCGTGTCGCCAGCGCCCGCGCTATGGCAAGACCTACAACACCGGCGCCTATAATGACCACCTTATAATCCACATCCATGGTTACAGTTTTAGGCTGGTCGCTTCTTTGAATGTGGACATGACGATCATGGTATGAGTCCGGATCACCCCCGGCCACGACTGAATATCTCTCAACAGTGACTCCAGGGATGAAGTATCGTGAGTCCGGACTTTGAGGATATGGGACCCTTCTCCCGTAATGGAATGGCACTCCAATACTTCATCATTATCCTGTGCATGATCCACCATATTACCGTAAGAATCAGAAGAAGACATATCCAAGAGGATGTATGCTGTCACATCGTAGCCTACCTTCTTGGCATCCACTACAGCACGAAATTCTTTTAGAACACTACCTTCCGTCAGTTTCCGAATCCGTTCTGTAACAGCCGGTACGGAAAGATCCACTTTTTCCGCCATTTCGCTGGCAGTCATACGCCCGTCTTTCTGAAGAAGACTAAGAATTAGTTTATCTTTCTCATCCATGGTATAGTGAAAATTAAGGTAAAACTTCTCTTAATATTAAAATTTTTAAGTGCCACGGTGAATATATCTTGGAAGATGAAGTGTAGTAAAATCAAACCGAAAGGTGCAAAGTCGCGCCACATCGCCGGAGGAGAGGACAGTCTGGAAAGGAAGGAGCGGCTCCTCCATCAGTTGTCCGAATAGTTTGGCAGAAGGGGCTTTAGGAATAGTCTCTTCAGTCGGCAAGGACGCCACCGTGCAGTTACGGCTGATAGCTCGGAGAACTTTGTACAGGGCTATATCTTCACCTGAAAAAAGATTCAGCTCTATTACCGGCACTGCCGAAAGGGAGGGAGCCAGATCGGGCCGGCGGGATACCAAAGTGAGCAGTGATCTACACCGGGAGCTGTCCGATACAACCGGTATTGCATAAAGACCTCCTGTTTCTCCTCGACGTACCCACCGTTGAAGTAATACCGGATCGGCACAGAAATGAAGGAGATCATCACCGCCGGGAACCACAATTTCCGTTAGTGGTGGTTCATGGAGCTGGAGCTGTGTGATGATTTCAGATAGTCGCACATATCCATCTCTGTTTCGGGCAATAACCGTAACGTTTCGTTTCCCATCCGTCAGTTCAGCACCAATAAGGGGTGTAATATTTGCTTTGCCGCATGCAGTTGCAAATTCAATTGCACCGTAGAGACCGTTCTCATCCGCTAAACAGAGCTGACGCAAACCGTGATCGGAAGCGAACGTCACAAGATCAGGAACGGAATGGACTCCCTTTAGAAAGGAGTAGTGACTCTTACAGATGACGAGAGGTGAATGACGCACAAATAGCGTATAAATAGCGCACAATAAAAAGCCGCCGAACCGGACATTAACCCAGCTGTCACGGCTTTTTATATAAGCAACCGCTATCTAGAACGGGAGGTCTTCTTCTTCTTCTGAAACGTTCTCCTTTTCAGCCGGGACGCTGTCGTTGCTACTACTGCGCCGACCAAGCATGGTGAACATATCGCCGTGTACTTCTGTAGTGTTACGCTTATTCCCTTCCTTGTCTTCCCAGGAGCGCGTTCTCAATCTGCCCTCCACGTACACCATCTGACCCTTCTTGAGATACTGCGTGGCAGTTTCAGCAGGCTTGCCAAACAGTACACACCGGTGCCATTCGGTATGGTCCTCGAAATCACCATCGGAGTTTTTACGGCTTTCGTTTGTGGCAACGTTAAAGTTTGCCACTGCCGTACCCGACGGCGTGTATCGGCTTTCGGGATCTCCACCCAGATGGCCTACGAGGATGACGCGAT comes from the Candidatus Neomarinimicrobiota bacterium genome and includes:
- a CDS encoding peptidase M28 family protein — its product is MTCSRLFPLSLYLTILASCAVPPASDSNPKASPIVAEYSAVADKLMTTALADSFAYNRLAELTDTFGPRFSGTKNLEDAIDWILEEMKKDGFENVHGEEVMIPRWVRGEEWVRMEVPWKKEMAMLGLGGSVATPGDGITAEVLVVDDFEELQRRAGEAKGKIVLFNAPFTNYGKTVRYRYDGASAAAEAGALASLIRSVGPYSMNTPHTGAMGYKEGIPKIPHAAITVEDAMMLGRLADRGESVVLSLYMEAHFEDDVPSRNVVGELRGSEKPEEVVVLGGHIDSWDVGQGAMDDAGGCVAAWQAVKLMKDLGLRPRRTVRVVMWTNEENGLRGGNAYHDAHQDELKNHVLAMESDSGVFKPSGFGFTGSDRAREIIEQIASFLDPIEAGEIRSSGGGADIGPIMKEGVPGMGLNVNGSKYFWYHHTNADTMDKLDPHDVNLCVAAMAVMAYVVADLPETLPR
- a CDS encoding glutamine synthetase yields the protein MTKVKAEYIWIDGHKPTAKLRSKTKVFEGPVKSLDDIPMWGFDGSSTMQAEGSDSDCMLKPVYYLPDPIRGGDDILVMNEVRKPDGSIHESNTRARLVEIAEKHKDEDAWFGIEQEYTFFKGRSPLGWPNGGYPAPQGPFYCGVGADEVFGRDIVEDHMDICLQAGIQISGVNAEVMPGQWEFQVGSLGPLEVSDQLWIARWILYRIAENYGVNATLHPKPVKGDWNGAGAHANFSTKLMRENGGLKIIESACEKLGRKHEEHIAVYGAHNEERLTGLHETCALHEFRYGVSDRGASIRIPMDTANNGKGYLEDRRPSANMDPYQVCAALIETTCG
- a CDS encoding NAD(P)/FAD-dependent oxidoreductase, yielding MDVDYKVVIIGAGVVGLAIARALATRGETSVLIVEKEMGIGQGISSRNSEVIHSGIYYPTDSLKAKYCLAGRDRLYAFCRENDVWNSKCGKLVVAQSGQEALLEALYEQAQSNGITEIHMMDRAEIQTLEPEVSAELAMFVGCTGIISAHELMSAFHRASADADHDLLLKAVIVGAEPKGDIYSLQVKGPGEASYSVTAPWVVNAAGLHSDKTAQFLWGTNDKSHPTLRYLKGSYFKLSGEWRHRIECLVYPIPDAFHDSLGIHLSFDQAGDMKLGPSAEWIDDRSEDYTVNETEVDFFYREAKIYLPALERNDLSPDYAGIRPKLAETVNGHSDFYMKHEPDYPGWVNLIGIDSPGLTAALAIGEDVAGWIST
- a CDS encoding Lrp/AsnC family transcriptional regulator translates to MDEKDKLILSLLQKDGRMTASEMAEKVDLSVPAVTERIRKLTEGSVLKEFRAVVDAKKVGYDVTAYILLDMSSSDSYGNMVDHAQDNDEVLECHSITGEGSHILKVRTHDTSSLESLLRDIQSWPGVIRTHTMIVMSTFKEATSLKL
- a CDS encoding PHP domain-containing protein, encoding MAVAYIKSRDSWVNVRFGGFLLCAIYTLFVRHSPLVICKSHYSFLKGVHSVPDLVTFASDHGLRQLCLADENGLYGAIEFATACGKANITPLIGAELTDGKRNVTVIARNRDGYVRLSEIITQLQLHEPPLTEIVVPGGDDLLHFCADPVLLQRWVRRGETGGLYAIPVVSDSSRCRSLLTLVSRRPDLAPSLSAVPVIELNLFSGEDIALYKVLRAISRNCTVASLPTEETIPKAPSAKLFGQLMEEPLLPFQTVLSSGDVARLCTFRFDFTTLHLPRYIHRGT
- a CDS encoding single-stranded DNA-binding protein; the encoded protein is MQKGSINRVILVGHLGGDPESRYTPSGTAVANFNVATNESRKNSDGDFEDHTEWHRCVLFGKPAETATQYLKKGQMVYVEGRLRTRSWEDKEGNKRNTTEVHGDMFTMLGRRSSSNDSVPAEKENVSEEEEDLPF